A genome region from Trachemys scripta elegans isolate TJP31775 chromosome 2, CAS_Tse_1.0, whole genome shotgun sequence includes the following:
- the SNRNP48 gene encoding U11/U12 small nuclear ribonucleoprotein 48 kDa protein, with amino-acid sequence MAAPCAVWFGAQEERAVCPYDANHQMPRSSLAKHIVACRLRRLEYSREEQAEMYDSAFYYEKAKIPTITMDKDLQFQIIKQAKALSAKEGGGSSEALGAYSSLPVEVPQNHKRFICDLTQADRLAIYDYVLEETKKQRSRSQATENDSDLFVDLAAKVTQDDGQKGPKSHLEILAEMRDYKRRRQSYRAKNVHITKKSYTEVIRDVIGVHMEELSSHWQEEGKPDNAETCEGGKSSISAKSSGRNEERRSASVDSRQSCGSSKDVDRSRHRRDPSRSPDKQKRSRERGKDRDSRRKRERAEDKYHNHKRRK; translated from the exons GAGGAGAGAGCCGTTTGCCCCTATGATGCCAATCACCAGATGCCCAGATCCTCCTTGGCTAAGCACATAGTGGCCTGCCGGCTGAGGAGGCTGGAGTACTCCAGGGAGGAGCAG GCTGAAATGTATGACTCTGCATTTTACTATGAGAAAGCAAAGATACCCACCATTACTATGG aTAAGGATCTACAATTTCAGATTATTAAACAAGCTAAAGCTTTGAGTGCTAAAGAAGGTGGAGGCTCCAGTGAAG CTTTAGGTGCCTATTCTTCACTGCCTGTTGAAGTTCCCCAAAACCACAAACGCTTCATCTGTGACCTGACTCAAGCTGATCGTCTTGCAATCTATGATTATGTCCTGGAAGAGACGAAGAAACAGAGGTCCAGATCCCAGGCCACTGAAAACGACAGTGATCTCTTTGTAGATTTGGCTGCTAAAGTCACACAAG ATGATGGTCAAAAAGGTCCAAAGTCTCATCTTGAAATCCTGGCAGAAATGCGGGACTATAAAAGACGGCGGCAGTCGTACAGAGCTAAGAATGTTCATATAACAAAGAAATCTTACACTGAG GTAATCAGAGATGTGATTGGTGTGCACATGGAAGAACTCAGCAGCCACTGGCAGGAGGAAGGTAAACCAGACAATGCAGAGACGTGTGAAGGAGGAAAATCTTCCATTTCAGCAAAATCTTCAGGAAG aaacgAAGAGAGACGGTCAGCATCAGTGGACTCTCGGCAGTCTTGTGGAAGCTCTAAGGATGTTGATCGATCTAGACACAGGAGAGATCCCAGCAGAAGTccagacaaacaaaaaagaagTAGAGAAAGAGGCAAAGACAGGGATTccaggagaaaaagagagag AGCTGAAGACAAGTATCACAAccacaaaagaagaaaatag